The Moraxella osloensis genome contains a region encoding:
- a CDS encoding AAA family ATPase: protein MKILQSPYYQPRKLLSASSEPPYTVQLIEDNIQYASKYNPFESLLDDIFPGVHVGNHDMVIRKEQLKDFERCTDFTTVAYSHKNNTLYEREACYFHPKYEVFMLTNEDLSNDYDEYIFESGLLKVVSIYYISTNPHSAASVKNVFDEYLQKYVSQEAKVSILLKEAHGFVFKTHRIKPFPINLDTMYHEDFLPVHQHIKESLNHDGKGVVLLHGVAGSGKTNYIKWLTSQVPNKKFIFVPTTMIAYLTNPEFMSLLVDNKNSVLVLEDCENYIAERSIDNANTDVVSAILNIADGMLSDVLECQFICTFNSDISKIDPALLRKGRLIAEYKFKELSVEKSNAFLASIDKAITVNKPHSLAELTNMDHLSYREKQAEKPKFGFV from the coding sequence ATGAAAATTTTACAATCGCCCTATTATCAACCGCGAAAGCTGCTTAGCGCCTCCTCTGAGCCGCCCTATACCGTTCAACTCATTGAAGATAACATCCAATACGCTAGTAAATATAACCCTTTTGAGTCGCTACTCGATGATATTTTCCCTGGGGTGCATGTTGGCAACCATGATATGGTGATTCGCAAAGAGCAGCTTAAAGATTTTGAGCGTTGCACCGATTTTACCACCGTCGCCTATTCGCATAAAAATAATACCTTGTATGAGCGTGAAGCGTGTTATTTTCATCCCAAATATGAAGTGTTCATGCTCACCAACGAAGATTTGTCCAATGACTATGACGAATACATCTTTGAATCAGGTCTGCTAAAAGTCGTCAGTATTTACTATATTTCGACCAATCCGCATTCGGCGGCGAGTGTCAAAAACGTGTTTGATGAATACTTACAAAAGTATGTGTCGCAAGAGGCTAAAGTATCGATTTTACTCAAAGAAGCCCATGGTTTTGTGTTTAAAACCCATCGTATCAAGCCATTTCCCATCAATTTAGATACCATGTATCACGAGGATTTTCTGCCAGTGCATCAGCACATCAAAGAATCACTCAATCACGATGGTAAAGGCGTGGTGCTGTTGCATGGCGTGGCGGGTTCAGGTAAAACCAACTATATCAAATGGCTAACTAGCCAAGTACCTAATAAAAAATTCATCTTCGTGCCCACTACCATGATTGCGTATTTAACCAACCCTGAATTTATGTCACTATTGGTGGATAATAAAAACTCGGTATTAGTGCTTGAAGACTGTGAAAACTACATTGCTGAGCGTAGCATTGATAACGCCAATACCGATGTGGTATCGGCGATTTTGAACATTGCTGATGGTATGCTGTCGGATGTGTTGGAGTGCCAGTTTATTTGTACCTTTAACTCCGATATTTCAAAAATTGACCCCGCGCTGCTGCGTAAAGGTCGATTGATAGCTGAGTATAAATTCAAAGAACTTTCCGTCGAAAAATCTAACGCGTTTTTGGCATCGATTGATAAAGCTATCACCGTCAATAAACCGCACTCATTGGCAGAGTTAACCAACATGGATCATCTGTCCTATCGAGAGAAACAAGCAGAAAAACCCAAATTCGGTTTTGTATAA